From Brochothrix thermosphacta DSM 20171 = FSL F6-1036, a single genomic window includes:
- a CDS encoding VOC family protein codes for MKIDHIALYVLDLEKMRMFYQTYFHGVAGEKYHNPKTGLQTYFLSFEEGARLELMTRPENKPEESSLYRVGWTHLAVNVGSKEKVNQLTEQLENEGYEVVSQPRTTGDGYYESCIKDPEGNQIEITI; via the coding sequence ATGAAGATTGATCATATTGCTTTATATGTATTGGATTTAGAAAAAATGCGTATGTTTTATCAAACTTATTTCCACGGTGTTGCGGGCGAAAAATATCACAATCCAAAAACAGGATTACAAACCTACTTTTTATCTTTTGAAGAAGGTGCGCGTCTCGAATTAATGACACGACCAGAAAATAAGCCTGAAGAAAGCAGCTTATACAGAGTAGGTTGGACGCATTTAGCTGTCAACGTAGGAAGTAAAGAAAAGGTGAATCAGCTCACTGAACAGTTAGAAAACGAGGGGTATGAAGTCGTGAGTCAACCACGTACAACAGGTGACGGTTATTATGAAAGTTGTATTAAAGATCCAGAAGGAAATCAAATTGAAATAACTATTTAA
- a CDS encoding TetR/AcrR family transcriptional regulator → MKLTIWKTTYRLLTEQKTPFSKLSIRAICEACAIHHTSFYYHFNDKFDLFNFGIQQLLADYERLSIQTKFTSPFSVSNTFFKNSDLQLLITAQTHDPLAPSLITRYAEKQLVTEAFLYLENKTISVPQQLLAQQLVRTIFTISDWSQTQAHISDTELDALYQELTADLFI, encoded by the coding sequence ATGAAATTAACCATTTGGAAAACCACTTATCGTTTATTAACTGAACAAAAAACACCTTTTTCAAAGCTATCTATCCGAGCAATTTGCGAAGCATGTGCGATTCACCATACCTCATTCTATTACCATTTTAACGATAAATTTGATTTATTTAACTTTGGTATACAGCAACTTTTAGCTGATTATGAACGGCTTTCAATACAAACTAAATTCACGTCACCTTTTAGTGTATCGAATACTTTCTTTAAAAATTCTGATTTACAATTATTAATAACCGCACAAACTCATGATCCACTCGCACCCTCATTAATTACCCGTTATGCTGAAAAACAATTAGTCACTGAAGCCTTTTTGTACCTTGAAAATAAAACGATCAGTGTGCCACAACAATTATTGGCACAACAACTCGTCCGTACGATTTTCACTATCAGCGATTGGTCTCAAACGCAAGCACACATTTCCGATACTGAACTAGATGCCTTGTATCAAGAGTTGACTGCAGATTTATTTATATAG
- a CDS encoding ROK family protein translates to MKIGDARLMKKLNVNTVRKILKAKKTMTKPELSEISGLSVVTINAIIQELVDSQEVLKLKETQSTAGRKATLYAYNGEFELFLTVCLSQEKENEVVDIVVGNAFGEAIVEERKEVQQLTLSFLIEALAPYVARYSTLKLISVGIPGQEINGRLTMIDFEKLLDVQLEKTLTERFQLPVILENDINAAIIGFCTSEKFLQSESVVGLYYPDSNPPGAGIYLNGKLIKGKNGLAGEIKYLPVKQNWESVVTATDIEENIIQSAQSLVSMYDPHHVVVFGTHATVAVKQKIEERIEAVFPAVEKTTVTVRQGFYAYYVYGMICLSLQRLNTQYEVSLPFSFK, encoded by the coding sequence ATGAAAATTGGCGATGCGAGACTGATGAAAAAACTCAACGTCAATACGGTGCGTAAAATATTGAAAGCAAAAAAGACGATGACAAAGCCGGAATTATCTGAAATAAGCGGCTTGAGTGTTGTCACAATTAATGCGATTATTCAAGAATTGGTGGATAGTCAGGAAGTATTAAAATTAAAAGAAACACAATCTACAGCGGGACGTAAAGCAACTTTATATGCATACAATGGTGAGTTTGAATTATTTTTAACGGTGTGTTTATCCCAAGAAAAAGAAAATGAAGTGGTTGATATAGTCGTAGGAAATGCTTTTGGCGAGGCAATAGTTGAAGAACGTAAGGAAGTTCAGCAGCTAACACTGTCGTTTTTAATAGAAGCATTAGCGCCATATGTTGCGCGTTACTCTACTTTGAAATTAATCAGCGTAGGGATTCCAGGACAAGAAATCAATGGCAGATTAACAATGATTGATTTTGAAAAACTACTGGATGTTCAATTAGAAAAAACATTGACTGAACGGTTTCAATTACCTGTTATATTAGAAAATGATATTAATGCGGCAATTATTGGTTTTTGTACTAGTGAAAAATTCTTACAGAGTGAGTCTGTCGTTGGTCTATATTACCCGGATTCAAACCCGCCAGGGGCAGGGATTTATCTTAATGGTAAATTGATAAAAGGTAAGAATGGTCTCGCGGGAGAAATTAAGTATTTGCCTGTCAAACAAAATTGGGAATCGGTTGTAACTGCGACAGATATCGAAGAAAATATCATTCAGTCGGCACAATCATTAGTCAGTATGTATGACCCGCATCATGTCGTTGTTTTTGGTACACATGCAACTGTTGCTGTGAAGCAAAAAATAGAAGAGCGAATTGAAGCGGTTTTTCCAGCAGTTGAAAAAACAACAGTCACAGTGCGGCAAGGTTTTTATGCCTACTATGTTTATGGGATGATTTGTTTATCGCTGCAACGCTTAAATACACAATATGAAGTATCATTACCATTCTCATTCAAATAA